In the Streptomyces sp. SJL17-4 genome, GACATCCGGATGCCGTCGGGGGCGTCGATCCGGCGCCGGTCGTCACGGGTGCCGAGGAGCATCTGCAGGGCGGAGTCGTACAGCGCCCAGCGGGTCTGCGGCAGGAAGCCCTCCCGTAACCGGTGGAGCGCGCAGATGACCGCGCAGAGGAGCGGGGTACGGGCCAGGTCGGAGAGCGTCGGGTTGTTCAGGAACTGCTGGAGCAGGTCCTGTTCGAGGCTCGTCAGGGCCTCCGGATCGTCGCCGTCGAGGCGGGCGGCCTCGTGCCAGGCGGTGACGAAGGCCTGGATGTCCTGGTCCCGCATGGGCAGGAGCGTCAGCTCCTCGAAGCCCTCGGCGGCCAGCCACTCCGGCTCCACGGCGAGCGGCCGCACGGTCGCCACACAGCGGGTGCGGGGGAAGCGGGCGAGGAGCGCCGAGAGCCAGGCGTGTGCGGCCTCCCGGCTCTCCTGGGGCACCTCGTCGAGGCCGTCGACGAGGAGCAGCGCCCGTCCGCCGGACAGGACCCGGCCGGCCCAGCCGTCGGGCGGGGAGTCGACCATCAGGCCCGCGAGCCCGGGGAGCTCGGCGGGGGAGGGGAAACCGGTGCCGCGCGCCCGGAGGGTCCGGAGCGGGACGACGAAGGGGACGAGGCCGTTCAGCTCGGCGAGCTGGGGGCCGAGGGTGCCGTCGGCGGCGTGGGCGGCGAGCCACCAGACCAGGGTGGTCTTGCCCGCGCCCGCGTCGCCGCGGAGGAGGACGCGGGGGCGGGAGGCGAGGAGTTCGTCGATGCGCTGCGGGACGGGAGCCGTGTCGTGCTCCCGCGCCGCGGCCTCCAGCGAGAGATAGGCGGTGTCCAGGTCCCACTCGGCCGCGCGCCTGCCGAGTTCGTCGAGGCCGAAGACCCGCGTCCTGCGGTATGCGGCGCCGACGGCCTCCCCGTACTCCTGCTCGTAGGGGGAGTCGGTCGAGCTGTGCCGGGTGAGGGCGGTGAGCGAGGGGAAGCCCCGGCCGGTGGCCTGGGTGAACGCGACGAGGAAGTCGGCGTCGGCGGCGATGGCGCGCAGGGGCACGCAGGTGACCCGTCGGTGGCCGCGGCCGCGCGGGATCTCCCGGACGATGCCGAGCAGCCCGTCGCCGGCGACGACGGGCCCGCCCGAAAGACCGGCGAGGGGCGAGCTCCCGTCGGCGGGTTCGGTGGCCGGGGGCGCGTCGAGCTCGACGACCATCGTGCGGCGGACGAGTCCGGCGAGGGGCAGGAGCGTGCCCCGGTACTGATCGCTCTCCAGGCGCCCGTTGCCGTACCGCTGCACGCGCGGGTAGCCGAGGATCTCGCAGTCGGGCAGGGGCCGGTCGGTGGCGAGCAGGCTGATTTTCGCCCGGTACTGGTTGCCGCGGGGCAGGACCAGGCTCTCCGGGGCTTCGAGCAGTGCGGCGTCGAGCCGCTGGTCCGACCAGATCACCTGGCAGAGGACGCGCTCGGCACGGCCGGGCACGGACACCCAGGCCGTGTAGGCGTTCCCCAGCACATGTGCGCAGGTGAGGACGGTGTCGGCGGTGAGCAGGACGCCGCTGCCCTGTTGTCCGTGCTGCTCGGAGTGGACGACGACGGGGAGCCGTACGGAGGGACTCGGTGTCGTGATGGTCAACGCGGGGGCCCACCGGCGGAGCCGGACGCGGATCCGGGGCCGGACACGGAGTCGGAGCCGGACTCGGATCCGGAGCTGCCTCCGAAGGCGGAGCTGTCTCCGAAGGCGGAGGTCTCCCCGAAGGCGGAGGTGTCGCCGGCGTCGTCGTTGCCGACGAGCCAGGGCCCGTTCGTCGTGGCGTTGCGCGGCTTGAGGGTGAAGCAGACGCGGTGGGTGTCGCCCCGCGTGCGGGAGGCGTCGGCGCCGGCCTCGACGACCCAGGCCTTGACCTTGGTCCCGCCCTTCACCTCCTTGCGGAGCTCGATCGTGAACTCCATCTCGATGTCGCCCACCTCGAAGGCGACGGGCTTGCCGGTGGCGCGGCCGGCCGCCTCGACGAGTTGATCGCGTACGGACTCGATGGCGTCGGCGAGCTCGATGTCGGTCATGACGGTGAACGTAGCGGGGGAGGGACCGCGCGGTCAGCTCATATGCGGATTTCCGGCTCTGTCGCGTGACCCAGGTCCCATTGGCGGCCGGTGCCTGGTGACAAGGCGCACAGGCGTTTTGAAGGGTACTAACCGGAATAGTGGCGACCTTTGGTGCTGATTCGGGACGTTCAGGAGTGAACCGCCGGGACTTTGGTCCCGGAGGGTCCCGAACCGGACGCCAGGCGGGGTTTTGCGGGGTTCGGCTCTCCGTGACATGCGGATAAACCGGTTCTCTTGTGCTGGTATGTCCGATTTCGAAGGTGGCCTCCGGGGTCGTCAAGGGGTGAACTTCCCCGGAGATCGCTACGAGCTGATGTCGTAGATGGGGTGTTTTGGGCTGAGTGGGGGTCCGGGTTACCAAGGATGAGCAAGCCCGACGCAGAGCACCGTTCGCGTCGGGTCCCGTACTTCCCCGGAGGTTTCCCCCGTATGTCGAAGCGCATGAACCCCGCCGCCCGTGTCACCGTCGTCGCTCTCGCCGCCGCCGGCCTGGGAGCGACGATGGTGACCGGAGCAGGGTCCGCCTTCGCCGCCGAGGGCAAGGCCGCCGCCGCCCCGGTCGTGGTCACCGCGTCCGCCGCCGTCGCCGCCCAGGCCGACGCCCAGGCGCACGTCGCCGCCCAGGCGAAGGCCGCCGCCGCGAAGGCCGCGGCCGCCAAGCAGGCCGCCGCCGCCAAGGTCACGGCCGCCAAGAAGGCCGCCGCGGTCAAGAAGGCCGTCACCGTGAAGCCGGTCGCCGCCAAGAAGGCCCCGTCCTGGGTCAAGCCGGTCTCCTCGTACACGCTGACCGCCAGCTACAACCAGGGCGGCGCCATGTGGGCCCACAAGCACTCCGGCCAGGACTTCGCCGTTCCGGTCGGCACCCCGGTCAAGGCCGCGGGCTCCGGCACCGTCGTGAAGGCCGGCCCGAACGGCGGCGGCGACGGCCCCGCGTACGGCAACGCGATCGTCGTCAAGCACGCCAACGGCACGTACTCGCAGTACGCGCACCTGTCGAAGATCAAGGTGTACGCCGGTCAGAAGGTCCTCGCCGGCCAGCAGATCGCCCTCTCGGGCAACACCGGCAACTCCTCCGGCCCCCACCTGCACTTCGAGATCCGTACGACCCCGAACTACGGCTCCGCCGTGAACCCGGCCGCCTTCCTGCGGTCCCACGGCGTCTCCATCTGAGCCGTGAGCAGAACCGTGAGCTGAGCCGTACGGACAGACCTCACGAGGCCCGGTGGGCCTGATCGAGCAGATCGAGGGCGACCTCGAGGGTGGCCCTGTGCTTCTCCTCGGGGTCGCCCTCGATGTTCTGCATGAAGAACGTGCCCGCGTGCAGGGTGAAGATCGCGCTGACGCAGCGCACCTGGTCCACCATCGCGAAGTCCGGCTCCTGGATCAGCCCGGTCAGCGTGAGCATCCGCTCCTTGAAGGTGAGGCCGACGCTCAGCTCGCGGACCGTCCCCTGGTTCTCCTGCATGAAGCGGTAGAGCGGGGCCGCCGCGCGCAGCGCCACCTGGTAGCCGCGCAGCACCTCCTGCCGGGTCTCCAGGGTTCGGGGCTGCTCCTGGGCCCAGGCGATCAGCTCGTCCATGGGTCGGGTCAGGTCCTCGAAGATCCCGATGAGGATGTCTTCCTTGGTCTTGAAGTGGTAGTAGAGCGCCGCTTTGGTGACGTCGAGGCGTTCCGCGATCTCGCGCAGGGAGGTCTTCTCGTAGCCCTGCTCCGCGAAGAGATCCAGGGCCACGTCCTGGATGCGCTGGCGGGTGTTGCCTCGGGCCATGAGTGCCCTCCATTTTCCAAAGAACTTACTTGACGACCGGCAAGTTACGGGTCTACCGTCCCCAGTGTAGTAACTAGCCGGGCGGCAAGTAAGGGGATGACGTGGCCACGCAGGCGACAGTGAAACCGGCGGCACAGGGGGAGACGGAACCGCAGCCACGCAGCGTCCGCGTCGTCCTGCTCGCCCTGATGATCGCGATGCTCCTCGCGATGCTGGACAACATGATCATCGGCACCGCGATGCCGACCATCGTCGGCGAGCTCGGCGGCCTGGAGCACCTCTCCTGGGTCGTCACCGCCTACACCCTGGCCACCGCCGCCTCGACCCCCCTCTGGGGCAAGCTCGGCGACATGTTCGGCCGCAAGGGCGTCTTCCTCACCTCGATCGTGATCTTCCTGATCGGATCGGTGCTCAGCGGCATGGCCCAGGACATGGGCCAGCTCATCGGCTTCCGTACGATCCAGGGCCTCGGCGCCGGCGGCCTCATGGTCGGCGTGATGGCGATCATCGGCGACCTCATCCCGCCCCGGGAGCGCGGCAAGTACCAGGGCCTGATGGCCGGCGTGATGGCCCTCGCCATGATCGGCGGACCGCTGGTCGGCGGCACCATCACCGACCACTGGGGCTGGCGCTGGTCCTTCTACATCAACCTGCCGCTCGGCGCCGTCGCCCTCGCCATGGTCACCAGCGTTCTGCACCTGCCGAAGAAGAAGCGCGCCACGGGCACCCGGATCGACTTCCTCGGCGCCGCGCTGCTGACCGTCGGCATCACCGCGATCGTCCTGCTCACCACCTGGGGCGGCACGGAGTACGCCTGGGGCTCGGCCCTCATCGTCGGCCTCGCCGTCGGCGGAGCGCTCTCGCTCGCCGCCTTCCTGTGGGTGGAGACCCGCGCGAGCGACCCGATCGTGCCGCTGCACATCTTCCGCAGCCGCAACTTCACCCTGATGTCCCTGATCGGCTTCATCACCGGCTTCGTGATGTTCGGCGCGGTCCTCTACCTGCCGATCTTCCAGCAGTCCGTCCAGGGCGCCTCGGCGACCAACTCCGGCCTGCTGCTCCTGCCGATGCTGCTGGCGATGATGGTCGTCTCGCTGGTCGTCGGCCGCCTCACCACCAGCACCGGCAAGTACAAGGCGTTCCCGATCGCGGGCGGCGCGCTCATGACGGTCGGCCTCTTCCTGCTCTCCACGATGGACACCGACACCTCGCGGCTGGTCTCCGGCGTCCACATGGCGGTCCTCGGCGCCGGCATGGGCTTCCTGATGCAGATCACCATGTTGGTCGCCCAGAACAGCGTCGAGATGAAGGACATGGGCGTCGCCTCCTCTTCCACCACCCTCTTCCGGACGCTCGGCTCCTCCTTCGGAGTCGCGATCATGGGCGCGCTCTTCACGAGCCGCGTCCAGGACGAGATGGCGTCGCGCGGCGGATCCGGCCTCACCGAGGGGACGGCCCAGCTCGACGCGGCCGGCCTGGCCAAGCTGCCGGACGCGCTCCGCGAGGCCTACCAGCACGCGGTCGCGACGGGTACGCACGGCGCCTTCCTGGTCGCCGCCGCGGTCTCCGTCCTCGGCCTCGCCCTCGCCTTCTTCGTCAAGGAGGTGGCGCTCCGCGGCGCCGGCCCGACGACGGCCCCGAAGGCGCCCGAGGGCGACGCCACGGTGAAGGTCGCCGAGACGGTCTGATCACCTCGCGAGAGGTGCGTGCGTACGGCGGTGGGGCCGGGGCCTGTTCGAGGACCCGGCCCCACCGCCGTACCACCGGCCACGCTCAGTCGGCCGGCCGCAGGATCGGGAAGCTGCCCGTGTTCGTCGGCGCGTGGTCCGGCAGCCACAGCACCGCGATGGCCCCGCCCACCCCGTTCGGCGCCGTCTCGGATGCCACGTTCCGGAAGGTCAGCCGGGCCCCCAGGACCCGCGCCTGGCCGGACGCGATCGTCAGGCCCAGGCCGTGGCCCTGGCCCGCGCGGTCGCTCGTCCCCGTACGGAACCGGCTCGGGCCCTCCTTCAGCAGCGCCTCCGGGAAACCGGGACCGTGGTCGCGGACGCGCACGACCCGGCCCTCGACGGTGACCTCCACCGGCGGTTTGCCGTGTTTGGCGGCGTTGGCGAGGAGATTGCCGAGGACGCGCTCCAGGCGCCGCGGGTCGGTGTTCACCCAGGAGTCGTGGACGACCCGGACGACCACCTCGGGGTCGAGGGCCCGCACCCGCCGCTCCACGAACTCGCCGAGCGCGATCTCCTGGAGCTCCGCCCGCTCCGACGCGCTGTCGAGCCGGGCGACCTCCAGTACGTCCTCGACCAGCGTCCGCATCGCCTGCGCGCGGTCCCGTACGAGCTCGGTCGGACGGCCCGGCGGCAGCAGCTCGGCTGCCGTGAGCAGCCCGGTCACCGGGGTGCGCAGCTCGTGCGCGATGTCCGCGGTGACCCGCCGTTCGGCCTCGATCCGCTCGTTGAGGGCGTCGGTCAGGGCGTCGACCGCCCACGCCAGATCGTCGGTCTCGTCCCGTACGACACCGCCGACGGCCTCCCTGACCCGTACGTCCGTGTTCCCCTGGGCGACCCGGCCGGCCGCGACGGCGGCCTTCCGCAGCCGCCGCGAGAGCTGGCCGCCGATGAGCACGCCGAGGGCGCAGCCGCCGAAGACCACCGAGACCGAGCCGATGACGAGGGCCCGGTCCAGATCGTTCATGATCGTCGCGCTGCGGTCGGCGAAGGGGATGTGCAGCGAGAGCACGTCACCATTGGCGAGCGGCACCGCCGCCCACACGTCGGGCGGCCCGCCGTGCCGGTGCTCCTGCACGTACGTACCGCGCCGCCTGTCCCGCATCAGCTGGTCGAGCTGGCTGGGCAGCGACGGGTCGTTGATCTTCGTGCCGAAGCGCGGTTCCTTGGGCTTCGCCGTCTCGTACATCCGCTGCGCGAAGAGCAGCCGCTCCATCTGCACCTCGCGCGCGTTGTCGAGCATCGAGATGCGCGCGGCGTTGTGCACGACCACGCTCAGGGTGACCGCGATCAGCGCGCCGACCGCCGCGATGGCGACGGCGATCTTCCAGCGGACGCCGGTACGGAGGGGGAACGGCCTCACCGGTACGTGCCCGTCTCGGGGGGTGTCGTGTGGATCATGCCGCCCTAGCTCTTGAGCTTGTAGCCGAAGCCGCGGACCGTCTCGATCCTGTCCTGGCCGATCTTGGCGCGCAGCCG is a window encoding:
- the cseC gene encoding two-component system sensor histidine kinase CseC is translated as MRPFPLRTGVRWKIAVAIAAVGALIAVTLSVVVHNAARISMLDNAREVQMERLLFAQRMYETAKPKEPRFGTKINDPSLPSQLDQLMRDRRRGTYVQEHRHGGPPDVWAAVPLANGDVLSLHIPFADRSATIMNDLDRALVIGSVSVVFGGCALGVLIGGQLSRRLRKAAVAAGRVAQGNTDVRVREAVGGVVRDETDDLAWAVDALTDALNERIEAERRVTADIAHELRTPVTGLLTAAELLPPGRPTELVRDRAQAMRTLVEDVLEVARLDSASERAELQEIALGEFVERRVRALDPEVVVRVVHDSWVNTDPRRLERVLGNLLANAAKHGKPPVEVTVEGRVVRVRDHGPGFPEALLKEGPSRFRTGTSDRAGQGHGLGLTIASGQARVLGARLTFRNVASETAPNGVGGAIAVLWLPDHAPTNTGSFPILRPAD
- a CDS encoding trypco2 family protein, translated to MTDIELADAIESVRDQLVEAAGRATGKPVAFEVGDIEMEFTIELRKEVKGGTKVKAWVVEAGADASRTRGDTHRVCFTLKPRNATTNGPWLVGNDDAGDTSAFGETSAFGDSSAFGGSSGSESGSDSVSGPGSASGSAGGPPR
- a CDS encoding NACHT domain-containing protein, whose translation is MTITTPSPSVRLPVVVHSEQHGQQGSGVLLTADTVLTCAHVLGNAYTAWVSVPGRAERVLCQVIWSDQRLDAALLEAPESLVLPRGNQYRAKISLLATDRPLPDCEILGYPRVQRYGNGRLESDQYRGTLLPLAGLVRRTMVVELDAPPATEPADGSSPLAGLSGGPVVAGDGLLGIVREIPRGRGHRRVTCVPLRAIAADADFLVAFTQATGRGFPSLTALTRHSSTDSPYEQEYGEAVGAAYRRTRVFGLDELGRRAAEWDLDTAYLSLEAAAREHDTAPVPQRIDELLASRPRVLLRGDAGAGKTTLVWWLAAHAADGTLGPQLAELNGLVPFVVPLRTLRARGTGFPSPAELPGLAGLMVDSPPDGWAGRVLSGGRALLLVDGLDEVPQESREAAHAWLSALLARFPRTRCVATVRPLAVEPEWLAAEGFEELTLLPMRDQDIQAFVTAWHEAARLDGDDPEALTSLEQDLLQQFLNNPTLSDLARTPLLCAVICALHRLREGFLPQTRWALYDSALQMLLGTRDDRRRIDAPDGIRMSVEEHRQLLQRLAAWLVRGGQTEFTREQALHRLNRTLPGMPRVAEQGTPEEILTHLLNRSGLLQERTDDVFQFAHRTFQDFLAAKEFVEDDLVPELLRHAGEEQWHDVLLLAAGHCSRRELPVLVEGLLTAGSAERDWDLKATLYVLAALGAQHAAWLSEPLHRRIRDAVASVLPPRTTEQVQQLAGLGPYVLPLLPGPHPDGRSDEHVIEVICAVGGAEAVPYARGFVSSQFAYRLAFHWRSFPLATYAREILVRLDFATTPLPVSTRAELAHVDLLGRVAHVGFFGDFTGEELARAIACTRPDRVEIFSNAVLDGVEWLRDCAVTPRSLTIKDCPRVTDLLPLTELRGLEVIQLQDLLLRPDDVRALAAMPGLRLLSLPQVIALGPLDLEALRAARPDLDLRTVRGTRTV
- a CDS encoding M23 family metallopeptidase, encoding MSKRMNPAARVTVVALAAAGLGATMVTGAGSAFAAEGKAAAAPVVVTASAAVAAQADAQAHVAAQAKAAAAKAAAAKQAAAAKVTAAKKAAAVKKAVTVKPVAAKKAPSWVKPVSSYTLTASYNQGGAMWAHKHSGQDFAVPVGTPVKAAGSGTVVKAGPNGGGDGPAYGNAIVVKHANGTYSQYAHLSKIKVYAGQKVLAGQQIALSGNTGNSSGPHLHFEIRTTPNYGSAVNPAAFLRSHGVSI
- a CDS encoding MDR family MFS transporter produces the protein MATQATVKPAAQGETEPQPRSVRVVLLALMIAMLLAMLDNMIIGTAMPTIVGELGGLEHLSWVVTAYTLATAASTPLWGKLGDMFGRKGVFLTSIVIFLIGSVLSGMAQDMGQLIGFRTIQGLGAGGLMVGVMAIIGDLIPPRERGKYQGLMAGVMALAMIGGPLVGGTITDHWGWRWSFYINLPLGAVALAMVTSVLHLPKKKRATGTRIDFLGAALLTVGITAIVLLTTWGGTEYAWGSALIVGLAVGGALSLAAFLWVETRASDPIVPLHIFRSRNFTLMSLIGFITGFVMFGAVLYLPIFQQSVQGASATNSGLLLLPMLLAMMVVSLVVGRLTTSTGKYKAFPIAGGALMTVGLFLLSTMDTDTSRLVSGVHMAVLGAGMGFLMQITMLVAQNSVEMKDMGVASSSTTLFRTLGSSFGVAIMGALFTSRVQDEMASRGGSGLTEGTAQLDAAGLAKLPDALREAYQHAVATGTHGAFLVAAAVSVLGLALAFFVKEVALRGAGPTTAPKAPEGDATVKVAETV
- a CDS encoding helix-turn-helix domain-containing protein, whose product is MARGNTRQRIQDVALDLFAEQGYEKTSLREIAERLDVTKAALYYHFKTKEDILIGIFEDLTRPMDELIAWAQEQPRTLETRQEVLRGYQVALRAAAPLYRFMQENQGTVRELSVGLTFKERMLTLTGLIQEPDFAMVDQVRCVSAIFTLHAGTFFMQNIEGDPEEKHRATLEVALDLLDQAHRAS